A region of Periplaneta americana isolate PAMFEO1 chromosome 16, P.americana_PAMFEO1_priV1, whole genome shotgun sequence DNA encodes the following proteins:
- the LOC138691979 gene encoding zinc finger protein 45-like isoform X3 produces MGGLSQRLTFCNSLSSLSVVMDAIKVETEVDPLAIQASGDTDTEEKSLAEDLDLLNLQLTQVKRECHDQISEINCGETPVTIISPEVVCKVENPWFGLDTAKEEVKLEVTAEENEVSADSVAVTHDYSLSSECNVIVYEEHNTLGQSSRCSPRPIWKSCGENPSYDEVHWKQTFSQKAECSVRSETGNNSNKSNICGSVSFSSKCELRTDTGEKRFKCEVCEKCFSNSTYLKRHVLRHTGKKLFNCDVCGWRFLESGHLKSHLRKHTGEKQYKCDLCEKTFSYSISLKRHMLKHLGEKPFKCDFCGKHFYQSGHLKNHIRKHTGEKPFKCDVCGESFSYSVNLYRHVYKHTGKLPFQCEICGKFFSRAEHLNSHVFMHSGEKPFKCEVCGKCFSQSGRLKCHMRVHTGEKPFKCKVCGKCFSESGDLKSHSRSHTGERPFKCDVCGSCFSRSGNLKCHVRKHTGEKPFKCNECEKCFKHSVSLRRHVLKHRGEKPFKCGKDT; encoded by the exons GTCTGTCCCAACGGCTTACATTCTGCAATTCTCTGTCATCTCTTTCTGTTGTGATGGATGCAATCAAGGTTGAAACGGAGGTCGATCCGTTGGCTATACAAGCCAGTGGTGACACGGATACAGAAGAGAAGTCTTTAGCAGAG GATTTGGATTTATTGAATCTGCAGCTGACTCAGGTTAAGAGAGAATGTCACGACCAGATATCGGAGATCAACTGTGGAGAAACTCCAGTGACAATTATTTCTCCTGAAGTTGTGTGTAAAGTCGAg AACCCGTGGTTTGGTTTGGACACAGCAAAAGAAGAGGTAAAGCTCGAAGTAACGGCAGAGGAGAATGAAGTTTCTGCTGACAG CGTTGCAGTTACCCATGACTATAGTTTGTCATCAGAATGTAACGTTATTGTGTATGAAGAGCACAATACGTTAGGCCAAAGTTCGAGATGTTCTCCGAGGCCTATCTGGAAAAGCTGTGGTGAAAATCCCTCTTACGACGAAGTCCACTGGAAACAAACTTTTAGTCAGAAAGCAGAATGTTCAGTTCGCAGTGAAACAGGCAACAATTCAAACAAATCAAATATTTGTGGCAGTGTTTCGTTCAGTTCCAAATGTGAATTACGGACTGATACAGGTGAAAAGCGATTCAAATGCGAAGTGTGTGAAAAATGTTTCTCGAATTCGACGTATTTGAAAAGACACGTCCTCAGGCACACAGGCAAAAAGCTATTCAATTGTGATGTATGTGGATGGCGTTTTTTGGAATCTGGACATCTAAAAAGTCACTTACGCAAGCATACCGGCGAAAAACAATACAAATGTGATCTCTGTGAGAAGACTTTCTCGTATTCCATAAGTTTGAAGAGACATATGCTCAAGCACCTaggcgaaaagccattcaaatgcgatttCTGTGGAAAACATTTTTATCAGTCTGGACATCTGAAAAACCATATACGCAAGCATACCGGCGAAAAAcccttcaaatgtgatgtttgtggtgaaAGTTTCTCGTATTCTGTTAACCTTTACAGACATGTGTATAAACACACAGGCAAATTACCATTCCAGTGCGAAATATGCGGGAAATTTTTCTCTCGGGCTGAACACCTGAACAGCCATGTATTCATGCATTCGGGCGAAAAACCATTTAAATGTGAAGTGTGTGGGAAATGTTTTTCGCAATCGGGACGTCTCAAATGTCATATGCGCGTTCACACGGGGGAGAAACCATTTAAATGCaaagtttgtggaaagtgtttctcggaATCGGGAGATCTAAAATCCCATTCACGATCGCACACAGGGGAGAGACCATTCAAGTGCGATGTGTGTGGCAGTTGTTTTTCGCGGTCGGGAAATTTGAAGTGTCATGTACGCAAGCATACTGGTGAAAAACCGTTCAAATGCAATGAATGTGAAAAGTGCTTCAAGCATTCTGTCAGCCTTAGAAGGCATGTACTGAAGCACAGaggcgagaaaccattcaaatgcggtAAGGATACTTAG
- the LOC138691979 gene encoding zinc finger protein 479-like isoform X1, whose translation MGGLSQRLTFCNSLSSLSVVMDAIKVETEVDPLAIQASGDTDTEEKSLAEDLDLLNLQLTQVKRECHDQISEINCGETPVTIISPEVVCKVETFLVWLLPSLRIVLSISILQTISCFYYKNDTYLSNSRGLKPRLQCLVLRTNIKNPWFGLDTAKEEVKLEVTAEENEVSADSVAVTHDYSLSSECNVIVYEEHNTLGQSSRCSPRPIWKSCGENPSYDEVHWKQTFSQKAECSVRSETGNNSNKSNICGSVSFSSKCELRTDTGEKRFKCEVCEKCFSNSTYLKRHVLRHTGKKLFNCDVCGWRFLESGHLKSHLRKHTGEKQYKCDLCEKTFSYSISLKRHMLKHLGEKPFKCDFCGKHFYQSGHLKNHIRKHTGEKPFKCDVCGESFSYSVNLYRHVYKHTGKLPFQCEICGKFFSRAEHLNSHVFMHSGEKPFKCEVCGKCFSQSGRLKCHMRVHTGEKPFKCKVCGKCFSESGDLKSHSRSHTGERPFKCDVCGSCFSRSGNLKCHVRKHTGEKPFKCNECEKCFKHSVSLRRHVLKHRGEKPFKCGKDT comes from the exons GTCTGTCCCAACGGCTTACATTCTGCAATTCTCTGTCATCTCTTTCTGTTGTGATGGATGCAATCAAGGTTGAAACGGAGGTCGATCCGTTGGCTATACAAGCCAGTGGTGACACGGATACAGAAGAGAAGTCTTTAGCAGAG GATTTGGATTTATTGAATCTGCAGCTGACTCAGGTTAAGAGAGAATGTCACGACCAGATATCGGAGATCAACTGTGGAGAAACTCCAGTGACAATTATTTCTCCTGAAGTTGTGTGTAAAGTCGAg ACATTCCTTGTGTGGTTACTGCCCTCGCTTCGGATTGTCctgtcaatttcaatattgcaaacaATAAGCTGCTTCTATTAcaaaaatgacacctacttgtctaattcacgtggactaaaaccgaggttgcaatgtcttgtgctgaggacgaacattaag AACCCGTGGTTTGGTTTGGACACAGCAAAAGAAGAGGTAAAGCTCGAAGTAACGGCAGAGGAGAATGAAGTTTCTGCTGACAG CGTTGCAGTTACCCATGACTATAGTTTGTCATCAGAATGTAACGTTATTGTGTATGAAGAGCACAATACGTTAGGCCAAAGTTCGAGATGTTCTCCGAGGCCTATCTGGAAAAGCTGTGGTGAAAATCCCTCTTACGACGAAGTCCACTGGAAACAAACTTTTAGTCAGAAAGCAGAATGTTCAGTTCGCAGTGAAACAGGCAACAATTCAAACAAATCAAATATTTGTGGCAGTGTTTCGTTCAGTTCCAAATGTGAATTACGGACTGATACAGGTGAAAAGCGATTCAAATGCGAAGTGTGTGAAAAATGTTTCTCGAATTCGACGTATTTGAAAAGACACGTCCTCAGGCACACAGGCAAAAAGCTATTCAATTGTGATGTATGTGGATGGCGTTTTTTGGAATCTGGACATCTAAAAAGTCACTTACGCAAGCATACCGGCGAAAAACAATACAAATGTGATCTCTGTGAGAAGACTTTCTCGTATTCCATAAGTTTGAAGAGACATATGCTCAAGCACCTaggcgaaaagccattcaaatgcgatttCTGTGGAAAACATTTTTATCAGTCTGGACATCTGAAAAACCATATACGCAAGCATACCGGCGAAAAAcccttcaaatgtgatgtttgtggtgaaAGTTTCTCGTATTCTGTTAACCTTTACAGACATGTGTATAAACACACAGGCAAATTACCATTCCAGTGCGAAATATGCGGGAAATTTTTCTCTCGGGCTGAACACCTGAACAGCCATGTATTCATGCATTCGGGCGAAAAACCATTTAAATGTGAAGTGTGTGGGAAATGTTTTTCGCAATCGGGACGTCTCAAATGTCATATGCGCGTTCACACGGGGGAGAAACCATTTAAATGCaaagtttgtggaaagtgtttctcggaATCGGGAGATCTAAAATCCCATTCACGATCGCACACAGGGGAGAGACCATTCAAGTGCGATGTGTGTGGCAGTTGTTTTTCGCGGTCGGGAAATTTGAAGTGTCATGTACGCAAGCATACTGGTGAAAAACCGTTCAAATGCAATGAATGTGAAAAGTGCTTCAAGCATTCTGTCAGCCTTAGAAGGCATGTACTGAAGCACAGaggcgagaaaccattcaaatgcggtAAGGATACTTAG
- the LOC138691979 gene encoding zinc finger protein 45-like isoform X2, with product MDAIKVETEVDPLAIQASGDTDTEEKSLAEDLDLLNLQLTQVKRECHDQISEINCGETPVTIISPEVVCKVETFLVWLLPSLRIVLSISILQTISCFYYKNDTYLSNSRGLKPRLQCLVLRTNIKNPWFGLDTAKEEVKLEVTAEENEVSADSVAVTHDYSLSSECNVIVYEEHNTLGQSSRCSPRPIWKSCGENPSYDEVHWKQTFSQKAECSVRSETGNNSNKSNICGSVSFSSKCELRTDTGEKRFKCEVCEKCFSNSTYLKRHVLRHTGKKLFNCDVCGWRFLESGHLKSHLRKHTGEKQYKCDLCEKTFSYSISLKRHMLKHLGEKPFKCDFCGKHFYQSGHLKNHIRKHTGEKPFKCDVCGESFSYSVNLYRHVYKHTGKLPFQCEICGKFFSRAEHLNSHVFMHSGEKPFKCEVCGKCFSQSGRLKCHMRVHTGEKPFKCKVCGKCFSESGDLKSHSRSHTGERPFKCDVCGSCFSRSGNLKCHVRKHTGEKPFKCNECEKCFKHSVSLRRHVLKHRGEKPFKCGKDT from the exons ATGGATGCAATCAAGGTTGAAACGGAGGTCGATCCGTTGGCTATACAAGCCAGTGGTGACACGGATACAGAAGAGAAGTCTTTAGCAGAG GATTTGGATTTATTGAATCTGCAGCTGACTCAGGTTAAGAGAGAATGTCACGACCAGATATCGGAGATCAACTGTGGAGAAACTCCAGTGACAATTATTTCTCCTGAAGTTGTGTGTAAAGTCGAg ACATTCCTTGTGTGGTTACTGCCCTCGCTTCGGATTGTCctgtcaatttcaatattgcaaacaATAAGCTGCTTCTATTAcaaaaatgacacctacttgtctaattcacgtggactaaaaccgaggttgcaatgtcttgtgctgaggacgaacattaag AACCCGTGGTTTGGTTTGGACACAGCAAAAGAAGAGGTAAAGCTCGAAGTAACGGCAGAGGAGAATGAAGTTTCTGCTGACAG CGTTGCAGTTACCCATGACTATAGTTTGTCATCAGAATGTAACGTTATTGTGTATGAAGAGCACAATACGTTAGGCCAAAGTTCGAGATGTTCTCCGAGGCCTATCTGGAAAAGCTGTGGTGAAAATCCCTCTTACGACGAAGTCCACTGGAAACAAACTTTTAGTCAGAAAGCAGAATGTTCAGTTCGCAGTGAAACAGGCAACAATTCAAACAAATCAAATATTTGTGGCAGTGTTTCGTTCAGTTCCAAATGTGAATTACGGACTGATACAGGTGAAAAGCGATTCAAATGCGAAGTGTGTGAAAAATGTTTCTCGAATTCGACGTATTTGAAAAGACACGTCCTCAGGCACACAGGCAAAAAGCTATTCAATTGTGATGTATGTGGATGGCGTTTTTTGGAATCTGGACATCTAAAAAGTCACTTACGCAAGCATACCGGCGAAAAACAATACAAATGTGATCTCTGTGAGAAGACTTTCTCGTATTCCATAAGTTTGAAGAGACATATGCTCAAGCACCTaggcgaaaagccattcaaatgcgatttCTGTGGAAAACATTTTTATCAGTCTGGACATCTGAAAAACCATATACGCAAGCATACCGGCGAAAAAcccttcaaatgtgatgtttgtggtgaaAGTTTCTCGTATTCTGTTAACCTTTACAGACATGTGTATAAACACACAGGCAAATTACCATTCCAGTGCGAAATATGCGGGAAATTTTTCTCTCGGGCTGAACACCTGAACAGCCATGTATTCATGCATTCGGGCGAAAAACCATTTAAATGTGAAGTGTGTGGGAAATGTTTTTCGCAATCGGGACGTCTCAAATGTCATATGCGCGTTCACACGGGGGAGAAACCATTTAAATGCaaagtttgtggaaagtgtttctcggaATCGGGAGATCTAAAATCCCATTCACGATCGCACACAGGGGAGAGACCATTCAAGTGCGATGTGTGTGGCAGTTGTTTTTCGCGGTCGGGAAATTTGAAGTGTCATGTACGCAAGCATACTGGTGAAAAACCGTTCAAATGCAATGAATGTGAAAAGTGCTTCAAGCATTCTGTCAGCCTTAGAAGGCATGTACTGAAGCACAGaggcgagaaaccattcaaatgcggtAAGGATACTTAG